One window of Atribacter laminatus genomic DNA carries:
- a CDS encoding uroporphyrinogen decarboxylase family protein produces MSDNNTIYDEIKNLFDQKSLLYESDENKRRLQMWGPNICPDEYLPGIIAPIPANKRKEKRIPITADWDRIQKAKLLKFDIIDYYKDPRQYLKWNLKIDIHRFLNFPDDTPLLKTVPIFLGIAFEPSLFGVEVIYSKDHEPLFTSEGAVIKTRKDFLKIPSLNFYTSGLMPLAHKFYEVLNTLVPKDYQVIFHKWDRAPFGVACGLRSMENLLMDMVEEPKFVHQLMTMITETRKEFTRERRRLIGKEEIESSLANDEASCPIISPRMYEEFCLPYEDDLARFYGNIRWWHSCGSKSSFISTIKKISCPVGVIDLNWWNDDVYKAIKELNGKIPYHIRLGENEIMQTNQDIIRNTINAILSITENDNCMFRIDGYQPSNPTEEDVHTMKRFINSVKEISEKRVGY; encoded by the coding sequence ATGAGTGATAATAATACAATATATGATGAAATTAAAAACCTTTTCGATCAAAAATCTTTGCTTTATGAAAGTGATGAAAACAAAAGAAGACTGCAAATGTGGGGACCGAATATCTGTCCTGATGAATATTTACCAGGAATAATTGCTCCCATACCAGCGAATAAAAGAAAGGAAAAAAGAATACCAATAACTGCTGATTGGGATCGAATTCAGAAAGCTAAGTTGTTGAAATTTGATATTATTGATTATTATAAAGATCCGAGACAATATCTAAAATGGAATTTAAAAATTGATATTCACCGTTTTCTAAATTTTCCTGATGATACTCCTTTGTTAAAAACTGTACCAATATTTTTAGGGATTGCATTTGAGCCTAGTCTTTTCGGGGTTGAGGTAATCTATTCTAAAGATCATGAACCGCTTTTTACCAGCGAAGGAGCAGTTATCAAAACTCGAAAAGATTTTTTGAAAATTCCATCATTAAATTTTTATACCAGTGGGCTAATGCCCTTGGCTCATAAGTTTTATGAAGTTCTCAATACCCTGGTACCTAAGGATTATCAGGTCATCTTTCATAAATGGGACAGAGCGCCTTTTGGTGTTGCCTGTGGATTGAGGAGCATGGAAAATCTTTTAATGGATATGGTAGAAGAACCAAAATTTGTTCATCAATTAATGACAATGATTACCGAAACTCGCAAAGAATTCACCAGAGAAAGGAGAAGATTGATTGGAAAAGAAGAAATTGAGAGTAGTTTAGCCAATGATGAAGCCAGCTGTCCAATCATATCTCCACGGATGTATGAAGAGTTTTGTTTACCTTATGAAGATGATTTAGCAAGGTTTTATGGGAATATCCGTTGGTGGCATAGTTGTGGTTCAAAATCTTCATTTATTTCAACTATAAAGAAAATAAGTTGTCCAGTTGGAGTCATAGATTTGAATTGGTGGAATGATGATGTCTATAAAGCGATAAAAGAGCTCAATGGAAAAATACCCTATCATATTCGGCTTGGTGAAAATGAAATTATGCAAACCAATCAAGATATAATACGAAATACAATAAATGCTATACTGTCCATTACAGAAAATGATAACTGTATGTTTCGAATTGATGGATATCAGCCATCAAACCCAACTGAAGAAGATGTTCATACTATGAAGAGATTTATAAATTCTGTAAAAGAAATTTCTGAGAAAAGAGTAGGATATTGA
- a CDS encoding ABC transporter substrate-binding protein, translating into MKKSMIIVLSLAMLLLAFTHAFGAPVIPPASEANINWQQFAGTTLNVMLCRHPWQETIEPYFPEFEQLTGMKIVTTILPEAEYLTKVPADLTAGTFAFDVFMTQYYDAPKYDQERWTEPLAKFILDPNLTDLNWYDWNDFYLPAQKMLTIGGTAGDRIAITAEVQSLIYRKDMLAEAGVTVPDTFDDLLVTTEKINGALKDRYGVVIRGNTELWWPLYGIMKSYGGDYFTADYKPVINSPEAIAAVKMYTALQKFAPPGITNFNWEQVVTSTASGLTSMYLDSSGLFTTLFLRGLEPEKGGIAPFPQGPGGRIPHAHMWSISIAAASKQKAASWLFIEWATSKEIQYKQALANNLPPRKSVLDSPEIIVKNPEFVFATSKGLFDGVLSRPHLKFFDLMDPFARGVQEVLMDQKDVETALNEVQKTWEEMLK; encoded by the coding sequence ATGAAAAAATCAATGATTATTGTTTTATCCTTAGCAATGCTTCTTTTGGCCTTTACTCACGCATTTGGTGCCCCAGTCATTCCCCCCGCAAGTGAAGCCAACATTAATTGGCAACAATTTGCTGGTACAACATTGAATGTTATGCTTTGTCGGCATCCATGGCAGGAAACTATTGAACCCTATTTCCCCGAATTTGAGCAACTTACTGGAATGAAGATTGTCACGACCATACTACCTGAAGCAGAATACTTAACAAAAGTTCCCGCCGATTTAACTGCTGGCACTTTTGCTTTTGATGTTTTTATGACCCAGTATTATGACGCCCCAAAATATGATCAGGAAAGATGGACCGAGCCATTAGCAAAATTTATACTAGATCCTAACTTGACTGATTTAAATTGGTATGACTGGAATGATTTTTATTTACCAGCTCAAAAAATGCTGACAATTGGTGGTACCGCTGGTGATCGAATCGCTATTACTGCAGAAGTACAATCTTTAATTTACAGGAAAGATATGCTTGCAGAAGCCGGTGTGACTGTTCCGGATACATTCGATGACCTTTTGGTTACTACTGAAAAGATTAACGGAGCTTTAAAAGATAGGTATGGAGTGGTTATAAGAGGGAACACCGAGCTTTGGTGGCCGCTCTATGGAATCATGAAATCCTACGGCGGAGATTACTTCACTGCTGATTATAAACCGGTAATCAATAGCCCGGAAGCCATTGCAGCGGTTAAAATGTATACCGCATTGCAAAAATTTGCACCCCCAGGAATCACTAACTTCAATTGGGAACAAGTAGTTACTTCCACTGCTTCCGGATTAACCTCAATGTATCTTGATTCCTCAGGTCTTTTTACCACTCTCTTTTTAAGAGGTCTTGAGCCAGAAAAAGGTGGAATTGCCCCATTTCCACAGGGACCAGGTGGGAGAATCCCCCATGCCCATATGTGGTCAATTTCAATTGCTGCTGCTTCAAAACAAAAGGCGGCATCTTGGTTATTTATCGAGTGGGCAACCTCAAAAGAGATCCAGTATAAGCAAGCTTTAGCAAATAATTTACCACCCAGAAAATCAGTTCTTGATTCACCAGAAATTATTGTGAAAAATCCGGAATTTGTTTTTGCAACCAGCAAGGGTTTGTTTGATGGGGTTCTTTCACGTCCGCATTTAAAGTTTTTCGACTTAATGGATCCTTTTGCACGAGGTGTCCAGGAAGTCCTTATGGACCAGAAAGACGTTGAAACTGCTTTAAACGAAGTTCAAAAAACCTGGGAAGAAATGCTAAAGTAA
- a CDS encoding carbohydrate ABC transporter permease, which yields MNTTSKVAKPTKIKNRLPYLFTLPVTLAVFALLIYPTVFVFYLSFHSSLAGIDNLEFVGLKNFLFMFQSPTFWVTLKNTLLFTLGAVTIPFLLGLLIAYLLHIIQKGVAFFRVVFILPLAVAPVVTALTWNMILNPLYGVANYFLKLMHIPGLQWAAHSNTALLSVILIEVWQWVPFMILILYAGFQMIPEEPLEAAMIDGASGWQGFFYITLPLLKSTIIIAIIFRLMDAFKSFDIIYSVTKGGPAYATYTMVIGAYQESFPFHSLEKGAVLGIVMLVIAFIGSKQALKFLPK from the coding sequence ATGAATACAACAAGCAAAGTTGCGAAACCAACTAAAATAAAAAACCGGTTACCTTATCTATTCACTTTGCCTGTCACGCTGGCAGTTTTTGCATTGCTCATCTATCCAACAGTGTTTGTTTTTTACTTGAGTTTTCATTCATCATTAGCAGGAATTGACAATTTAGAGTTTGTCGGGTTAAAAAACTTTCTATTTATGTTTCAATCTCCAACATTTTGGGTAACCTTAAAAAATACACTTCTATTTACCTTGGGTGCAGTTACGATTCCTTTTTTACTCGGGTTACTTATCGCCTATTTACTCCATATCATTCAAAAAGGAGTGGCTTTTTTTCGGGTAGTCTTCATTCTTCCTTTAGCAGTAGCTCCGGTTGTAACTGCTTTGACCTGGAATATGATTCTAAATCCACTTTATGGAGTTGCCAATTATTTTTTAAAATTAATGCATATTCCTGGTTTACAATGGGCAGCACATTCAAACACAGCTTTATTGTCAGTTATTTTGATTGAGGTTTGGCAGTGGGTCCCATTCATGATTCTGATCCTCTATGCTGGTTTTCAAATGATACCCGAAGAACCGCTAGAAGCGGCAATGATAGATGGAGCATCCGGCTGGCAAGGGTTTTTTTACATAACCCTTCCACTTTTAAAATCGACAATCATTATAGCTATTATCTTTCGGCTAATGGATGCCTTTAAATCTTTTGACATTATTTATTCAGTAACCAAAGGTGGTCCTGCCTATGCGACCTATACAATGGTTATTGGTGCTTATCAAGAAAGTTTTCCTTTTCATAGCTTGGAAAAAGGAGCTGTTTTAGGAATTGTGATGTTGGTCATAGCATTTATAGGATCGAAACAAGCATTAAAATTTTTGCCGAAGTAG
- a CDS encoding carbohydrate ABC transporter permease, with protein sequence MSSTKLKNKFVRFFFIYLILILFAIFTLFPFYWIFTQSIKNPKDTISYPPKFTFQPTISNYQKVLSKPDFIESFVDSIEVSISSILLTLLIGAPFGYCLARFVYRGKEDMAFFVLSTRFMPAVVVVVPLLRVFKFLNLVDTIAGLSIAHILVNLALVVWLSRVFFDSVPREIEEAATIDGCSTLKVLTRITLPLAAPGLLSVAVLSFVFSWNEFIFSLTLTSIQVRTLPLYIATSFVGSYAVDWGSLSAAGMLAILPTVILLLLVQKHLVKGLTFGALR encoded by the coding sequence GTGAGTTCAACCAAACTGAAAAATAAATTTGTTCGGTTTTTTTTCATTTATCTCATTTTAATCCTGTTTGCCATTTTTACCCTTTTTCCATTTTACTGGATTTTTACCCAATCAATAAAAAATCCTAAGGATACCATTTCCTATCCACCCAAGTTTACTTTTCAACCGACCATTTCCAATTATCAAAAAGTATTATCAAAACCGGATTTTATCGAGTCGTTTGTTGATAGCATTGAAGTGAGTATAAGTTCAATCTTGTTGACCCTTTTAATTGGAGCGCCTTTTGGGTATTGCCTTGCCCGTTTTGTCTATAGAGGTAAAGAAGATATGGCTTTTTTTGTTCTTTCAACTCGATTTATGCCCGCAGTTGTTGTCGTTGTTCCATTATTGAGAGTTTTCAAATTTTTAAATTTAGTTGATACGATAGCGGGTTTATCTATTGCTCATATTTTAGTGAATTTAGCTTTGGTTGTCTGGTTAAGTCGGGTCTTTTTTGATTCGGTACCAAGGGAAATCGAGGAGGCAGCGACCATAGATGGATGCTCAACTTTAAAAGTATTAACCAGGATAACTTTGCCTCTTGCTGCTCCTGGTTTATTATCGGTTGCAGTGCTGTCCTTTGTGTTTTCTTGGAATGAATTTATTTTTTCTTTAACACTAACCAGCATTCAGGTGAGGACACTTCCACTTTATATTGCAACCAGTTTTGTTGGAAGCTACGCAGTTGACTGGGGGTCATTATCGGCAGCTGGAATGCTTGCAATTCTTCCCACGGTTATTTTGTTATTATTGGTACAAAAACACTTGGTTAAGGGTTTAACTTTTGGGGCTTTACGATAA
- a CDS encoding alcohol dehydrogenase catalytic domain-containing protein, which produces MNSYHSKAFVYHGHPEQVTLETIDLNCGPNDLIVKVLMCARCGTDKSIFLYGHKNVDPYAPVVLGHELIGIIVEIGDNVRNCNDGIGYVQGKRLFPDYLNFSVGERVTFQSRIARYKNGLMLIPKPIANLSFQINGGYAQYMRVPEEMIRSESVIRVPEQVSDEEACLIEPAACALESIYATPHPFGVDKDGRHIYKAGIQPGGKTCIIGSGTVSMLYASLAILEGASEVVMVVRSEKKEKLIHQILGNQVKVYVVPQFKNSTIQESLLNEEKIVHDLEAMTERYLFDDVVCACSDPNAQRLMLKLYTREGYGVGACFGGTHSMVDQADIDQNHYRCAKTIGTSGCSTDAMKAVLKWLHEGKLSFKGFISSRKFTFDDSPQEFFTTSADGLKPVLYPWES; this is translated from the coding sequence ATGAATTCTTATCATTCCAAGGCATTTGTATACCATGGCCATCCCGAACAGGTTACGTTGGAAACCATTGATTTAAACTGCGGTCCTAATGACTTAATTGTCAAGGTATTGATGTGTGCCCGTTGTGGAACCGATAAATCAATTTTCCTCTATGGTCATAAGAATGTCGATCCTTATGCTCCTGTCGTTCTTGGTCATGAGTTGATTGGGATTATCGTCGAGATAGGTGACAATGTTAGAAATTGTAACGATGGGATTGGGTATGTTCAAGGAAAAAGATTATTCCCTGATTATCTCAATTTTTCTGTTGGCGAGAGAGTGACCTTCCAATCCCGCATCGCTCGCTATAAAAATGGCTTGATGCTTATTCCCAAACCGATAGCCAACCTTTCTTTTCAAATTAATGGCGGATATGCTCAATATATGAGAGTTCCGGAAGAAATGATTCGCTCGGAATCAGTGATTCGGGTTCCTGAACAAGTATCTGATGAAGAAGCCTGTTTGATAGAACCAGCAGCTTGTGCCTTGGAGTCGATTTATGCCACTCCTCATCCATTTGGAGTTGATAAGGATGGGAGGCATATCTATAAAGCCGGTATACAACCTGGTGGGAAAACCTGCATTATCGGTTCGGGAACCGTCAGTATGCTTTATGCATCATTGGCAATTTTGGAAGGTGCGAGTGAAGTGGTCATGGTGGTTCGATCTGAGAAAAAAGAAAAACTCATTCATCAAATTTTAGGAAACCAAGTGAAAGTATATGTTGTTCCTCAATTCAAAAATTCCACCATCCAAGAAAGTTTATTAAATGAAGAAAAAATTGTTCATGATTTGGAAGCAATGACAGAGAGATATTTATTTGATGATGTGGTTTGTGCTTGTTCTGATCCTAACGCTCAGAGACTTATGCTCAAGCTCTATACCCGAGAAGGATATGGTGTTGGAGCGTGTTTTGGGGGAACCCATTCTATGGTCGATCAAGCTGACATTGATCAGAACCATTATCGTTGTGCCAAAACCATTGGAACCAGTGGTTGTTCAACCGATGCGATGAAAGCGGTACTAAAATGGCTTCATGAAGGGAAATTATCTTTCAAAGGCTTCATTTCATCCAGGAAATTTACCTTTGATGACTCCCCTCAAGAATTTTTCACCACTTCAGCCGACGGGCTTAAACCGGTTCTTTACCCCTGGGAATCCTGA
- a CDS encoding HEPN domain-containing protein, which yields MNNNLKELIHYRIEQAEESMRAAEILFENGSFRASVNRSYYAMFYMVLALLTIESKETSKHSGAISLFDKIFVKRGLFSVYLSRWLHYAFSKRMDADYNPIHSISLEETSEILNHAQEFIIKVKDYLQKNS from the coding sequence ATGAATAACAACCTGAAAGAGTTGATTCATTACCGAATTGAACAAGCTGAGGAATCAATGAGAGCTGCTGAAATTCTTTTTGAAAATGGTAGCTTTAGGGCTTCGGTTAACCGATCTTATTATGCTATGTTTTATATGGTTTTAGCACTTCTTACTATTGAATCAAAAGAAACATCCAAACATTCAGGAGCTATTTCACTTTTCGATAAAATATTTGTTAAAAGAGGATTATTTTCGGTATACCTATCACGTTGGCTTCATTATGCTTTTTCAAAAAGAATGGATGCAGATTACAACCCGATACATTCAATTTCATTAGAAGAGACGAGTGAAATATTAAATCATGCTCAAGAATTTATTATAAAGGTTAAAGATTATCTCCAAAAAAACTCTTAA
- a CDS encoding nucleotidyltransferase domain-containing protein, whose protein sequence is MLSNADVITLNLFAHQIRRAFPDARIWAFGSRVKGNASWESDLDVCVIIKDLTTDSSKQIIDIAWEVGFQRDVIISPLIFSQEQFESGPLSESSIVKTIRREGFAA, encoded by the coding sequence GTGTTATCTAATGCTGATGTAATTACTCTTAACCTTTTTGCCCATCAAATCCGTCGGGCATTTCCAGATGCCCGTATCTGGGCTTTTGGTTCCAGGGTAAAAGGGAATGCTTCTTGGGAATCAGACCTGGATGTATGCGTCATTATTAAAGATTTAACCACGGATTCTAGTAAACAGATTATTGATATTGCCTGGGAAGTTGGTTTTCAAAGAGATGTAATTATTTCTCCTCTCATTTTTTCACAAGAACAATTTGAGTCTGGACCTCTTTCCGAAAGTTCGATAGTAAAAACCATACGCCGGGAAGGTTTTGCAGCGTAA
- a CDS encoding MATE family efflux transporter, translating into MDHSAQLRDTKISTLLWRFSIPAIVGMLVNALYNIVDRIYVGQGVGSLGIAGIAISFPYMMLMMSFGMLVGMGSTALVSIKLGERKKEEAERTLGNAFTLIVIISIGLSVIGLLFIKPILIISGGSETVLPYAIDYLRIILIGGIFMGVGFGMNNIIRAEGNPRTAMATMLIGALINSILDPIFIFWFGWGIKGAAIATILSQMVSAVWVLRYFLSGKSTLRFHAKNLKLFKPIISKILSIGTAPFVLQMGATLLYVILNNFLNQYGGDTAISVMGIINSVNMLILMPIFGINQGAQPIIGYNYGAQQFDRVKETVKTASLSATGVVILGFIFLMAFPQQFIMLFNKTDQDLISMGTRAMRIIQLMLPVVGFQVVGTGYFFAVGKAKEAMFLSLIRQLLILLPLVVILPRFFGLDGIFIAAPVSDGLSFVLTAIFLGIEYKNLDRKHLETFAKVNMEAS; encoded by the coding sequence ATGGACCATTCAGCACAGCTTCGAGACACAAAAATATCAACTTTGTTATGGCGATTTTCTATTCCAGCCATTGTAGGTATGTTAGTCAATGCCCTGTATAACATTGTTGACCGGATTTACGTTGGTCAAGGTGTTGGTTCACTTGGTATTGCTGGAATTGCAATAAGTTTCCCTTATATGATGCTCATGATGTCCTTCGGGATGTTAGTCGGCATGGGATCTACTGCATTGGTCTCGATTAAATTAGGTGAAAGAAAAAAAGAAGAAGCTGAGCGAACTTTAGGTAATGCTTTCACATTGATAGTTATAATTTCGATTGGATTATCAGTAATTGGTTTGTTATTTATCAAGCCAATCTTAATTATTTCCGGAGGGAGCGAAACCGTCCTCCCCTATGCCATAGATTATTTAAGAATAATTCTTATTGGTGGAATATTCATGGGAGTTGGCTTTGGAATGAATAACATCATTCGGGCTGAAGGAAATCCTCGAACCGCCATGGCCACCATGCTGATTGGTGCATTGATAAACTCTATCCTTGATCCAATTTTTATTTTTTGGTTTGGTTGGGGAATCAAGGGAGCAGCAATTGCTACCATTTTATCGCAAATGGTTTCAGCAGTTTGGGTACTCAGGTATTTTCTCAGTGGAAAAAGCACTCTACGTTTCCATGCGAAAAACCTCAAGCTTTTTAAACCAATTATTTCGAAAATACTATCAATTGGAACGGCACCTTTTGTGTTACAAATGGGAGCAACTCTGCTCTATGTTATTCTAAATAATTTTTTAAACCAATATGGTGGAGATACTGCTATTTCGGTAATGGGAATTATCAACAGTGTCAATATGTTGATCCTTATGCCGATTTTTGGAATTAACCAGGGTGCTCAACCAATTATTGGTTATAACTATGGAGCTCAACAATTTGACCGAGTAAAGGAGACGGTGAAGACAGCCAGTTTATCGGCAACCGGTGTGGTGATCCTGGGTTTCATTTTCTTGATGGCTTTCCCCCAGCAGTTCATCATGCTTTTTAATAAAACTGACCAAGACCTTATATCAATGGGAACCAGGGCAATGAGAATAATTCAACTCATGTTGCCAGTGGTTGGCTTCCAGGTGGTAGGAACCGGATATTTCTTTGCAGTGGGGAAAGCTAAAGAAGCAATGTTTTTGAGCCTTATTCGTCAATTGCTCATATTGCTTCCCTTGGTGGTTATTCTTCCCCGTTTTTTTGGTTTAGACGGTATTTTTATCGCAGCGCCGGTTTCTGATGGTTTGTCATTCGTTTTAACTGCAATCTTTTTGGGTATTGAATACAAAAATTTAGATCGAAAACATCTGGAGACTTTTGCTAAAGTCAACATGGAGGCATCGTAA
- a CDS encoding thioredoxin domain-containing protein has protein sequence MTKVPNRLIHEISPYLLQHAYNPVDWFPWSEEAFQKAREEDKPIFLSIGYSTCHWCHVMEKESFLNEEVARLLNQNFVSIKVDREERPDIDSIYMDACQFLTGGGGWPLTIVMTPEKKPFFADTYIPLTSGFGKIGLLEFLSKIKEVWSSQRQDVLKASEELTTFMESIHKPTPSPEPDKEIIPELFNELRNTFDSLHGGFGPAPKFPFPINHLFLLRYWKIFHEPTALNMVTKTLKKIRMGGVYDHLGSGFHRYATDLAWRVPHFEKMIYDQALLILAYAEAYHATQEPLFKNTVEDMYGFILNDMTHPEGGFYTAIDADSDGEEGSYYLWTQKEIQKILSDDEIAYFNEAYSIRPEGNYFDASNGKKNQKNLLFLDKPLQTLIEEKEWDKDIVLKTITNALKKLIEARNQRNHPFLDTTILVGWNGLMIAALARASRIISIPGAQKTASAAADFILNHMKTPEGGLWHRYQANQADVPAILDDYAFFIWGLIELYQATFKSSYLIEADQLMRYTLEHFWDKDYHGFYLSADFTDSLPFRKKEFYDGVTPSGNSVAFLDLILLNRFFSDFFYQQKSKEMAKAFFNNLKTYPTAHLFFGMGLLYEFGHGAEVIIAGDLQSKATQEIIEILNHEYHPQLLLLYAPSSVQEKNLPHLNFYYPIDGKPTLYFCQNYQCQPGINDIEKIKNRVKIL, from the coding sequence ATGACCAAAGTTCCGAATCGCCTCATCCACGAAATAAGTCCTTATCTTCTTCAACATGCCTATAATCCAGTTGATTGGTTCCCTTGGAGCGAGGAAGCCTTTCAAAAAGCCAGAGAAGAGGACAAACCCATCTTTCTATCGATTGGATACTCAACCTGCCATTGGTGCCATGTTATGGAAAAGGAATCTTTTTTAAATGAGGAAGTAGCTCGCTTACTCAATCAGAATTTTGTTTCGATTAAAGTAGACCGAGAAGAACGCCCAGATATCGATTCGATTTATATGGATGCCTGTCAGTTTTTAACTGGAGGTGGAGGTTGGCCTTTAACAATAGTTATGACCCCAGAGAAAAAGCCTTTTTTTGCCGATACCTATATTCCTTTAACCAGTGGTTTTGGTAAAATCGGCTTATTGGAATTTCTCTCAAAAATTAAGGAGGTTTGGTCTTCTCAACGCCAAGACGTTTTAAAAGCTTCAGAAGAATTAACTACTTTTATGGAGTCGATCCATAAACCAACTCCTTCACCTGAACCTGATAAAGAGATAATACCTGAATTATTTAACGAATTGCGAAATACTTTTGATTCTTTGCATGGCGGTTTTGGACCAGCACCAAAATTTCCTTTTCCTATCAATCATCTTTTTCTTCTTCGTTATTGGAAAATATTTCATGAACCAACAGCCTTGAATATGGTTACAAAAACCTTAAAAAAAATAAGAATGGGCGGTGTCTACGACCATCTTGGGAGTGGTTTCCACCGCTATGCAACTGATTTAGCTTGGCGTGTTCCCCATTTTGAAAAAATGATCTACGATCAAGCTCTGCTGATCTTAGCCTATGCAGAAGCTTACCATGCTACCCAAGAGCCTCTTTTTAAAAATACCGTTGAGGATATGTATGGGTTTATCTTGAATGATATGACCCACCCAGAAGGCGGCTTTTATACAGCAATTGATGCTGATAGTGATGGCGAAGAAGGAAGTTACTACCTATGGACCCAAAAAGAAATTCAAAAAATTCTGAGCGATGACGAAATCGCTTATTTTAATGAAGCATACTCGATTCGGCCAGAAGGTAATTACTTTGACGCTTCAAATGGAAAGAAAAATCAGAAAAATTTACTATTTTTGGATAAACCGCTCCAAACTCTCATTGAGGAAAAAGAATGGGATAAGGATATTGTTCTTAAAACAATCACAAATGCACTCAAGAAGCTCATCGAAGCTCGCAATCAGAGAAACCACCCTTTTCTTGATACCACCATTCTTGTTGGTTGGAATGGCTTGATGATTGCAGCCTTAGCTCGGGCTTCACGAATTATATCAATTCCTGGTGCTCAAAAGACTGCATCTGCTGCAGCTGATTTTATCCTCAATCATATGAAAACTCCCGAAGGAGGTTTATGGCATCGATATCAGGCAAACCAAGCCGATGTTCCCGCTATCCTTGATGATTATGCATTTTTTATTTGGGGATTAATTGAGCTGTATCAAGCAACCTTCAAAAGTTCGTATCTCATTGAAGCCGACCAACTCATGCGTTACACCTTGGAACATTTTTGGGATAAAGATTACCATGGTTTTTATTTGAGTGCTGATTTTACTGACTCTCTCCCCTTTAGAAAAAAAGAATTTTACGATGGAGTAACTCCATCAGGCAATTCAGTTGCCTTTCTGGATTTAATACTGCTTAATCGATTCTTTTCGGATTTTTTTTACCAACAAAAATCTAAAGAAATGGCTAAAGCTTTCTTTAATAACTTAAAAACCTATCCTACTGCTCATCTTTTTTTTGGTATGGGACTCCTTTATGAATTTGGACACGGTGCTGAAGTTATTATTGCCGGTGATCTTCAATCCAAAGCAACCCAGGAAATTATTGAAATACTGAACCATGAGTACCACCCTCAACTTCTGCTTTTATATGCTCCATCATCAGTGCAAGAAAAAAACCTACCCCACCTGAACTTTTATTATCCTATTGATGGCAAACCAACTCTTTACTTCTGTCAAAACTACCAGTGCCAGCCGGGTATAAATGATATTGAAAAGATAAAAAATAGAGTAAAGATTCTGTAA